One segment of Megachile rotundata isolate GNS110a chromosome 4, iyMegRotu1, whole genome shotgun sequence DNA contains the following:
- the Pef gene encoding penta-EF-hand domain containing protein peflin isoform X2, translated as MGSMYGATDPQSQISPEVQQWFAAVDRDGSGRITATELKAALANGQGGTFSDTACKLMIGMFDKEKSGTIDLVEFQALYNYINAWLGVFRGFDHDNSGTIQENELNAALTQMGYRLSPEFISFLIKKSDPNSHSCITIDQFIVLCVQIQRFTEAFRVRDSDQTGTITISFEDFLGVALSCST; from the exons ATG GGCTCAATGTATGGTGCAACTGATCCACAATCTCAAATATCTCCAGAAGTGCAACAGTGGTTTGCTGCTGTTGATAGAGACGGTAGTGGAAGAATAACTGCTACAGAATTAAAAGCTGCCTTAGCAAATGGACAAGGAGGGACATTTTCAGATACTGCCTGCAAATTAATGATTG GCATGTTTGACAAAGAAAAGAGTGGTACAATAGACTTAGTTGAATTCCAAGCCCTTTATAATTACATCAATGCATGGTTAGGTGTTTTTCGTGGTTTCGATCATGATAATTCAGGAACTATACAGGAGAATGAACTTAATGCAGCTTTAACACAAATGGGATATAGACTAAGTCcagaatttatttcatttcttataaaaaaaagtGATCCTAATAGTCATTCTTGTATCACTATTGATCAGTTCATTGTGTTATGTGTTCAGATTCAAAGATTCACAG AAGCCTTTCGAGTAAGGGACTCTGACCAAACAGGAACCATTACTATCTCTTTTGAAGACTTTTTAGGTGTTGCACTTAGCTGTAGTACATAA
- the Pef gene encoding penta-EF-hand domain containing protein peflin isoform X1, producing MAYPGSMYGATDPQSQISPEVQQWFAAVDRDGSGRITATELKAALANGQGGTFSDTACKLMIGMFDKEKSGTIDLVEFQALYNYINAWLGVFRGFDHDNSGTIQENELNAALTQMGYRLSPEFISFLIKKSDPNSHSCITIDQFIVLCVQIQRFTEAFRVRDSDQTGTITISFEDFLGVALSCST from the exons ATGGCATATCCA GGCTCAATGTATGGTGCAACTGATCCACAATCTCAAATATCTCCAGAAGTGCAACAGTGGTTTGCTGCTGTTGATAGAGACGGTAGTGGAAGAATAACTGCTACAGAATTAAAAGCTGCCTTAGCAAATGGACAAGGAGGGACATTTTCAGATACTGCCTGCAAATTAATGATTG GCATGTTTGACAAAGAAAAGAGTGGTACAATAGACTTAGTTGAATTCCAAGCCCTTTATAATTACATCAATGCATGGTTAGGTGTTTTTCGTGGTTTCGATCATGATAATTCAGGAACTATACAGGAGAATGAACTTAATGCAGCTTTAACACAAATGGGATATAGACTAAGTCcagaatttatttcatttcttataaaaaaaagtGATCCTAATAGTCATTCTTGTATCACTATTGATCAGTTCATTGTGTTATGTGTTCAGATTCAAAGATTCACAG AAGCCTTTCGAGTAAGGGACTCTGACCAAACAGGAACCATTACTATCTCTTTTGAAGACTTTTTAGGTGTTGCACTTAGCTGTAGTACATAA
- the LOC100877004 gene encoding PXMP2/4 family protein 3 isoform X1 yields the protein MALSKPTNFLLQLMGAYFERLYTSPLKTKAITSCIIASLGNFMSQKISGAKYLNQDSLLAFALFGLIFGGPLPHYFYTYVQPFLKNPLSLLLVERCLYTPCYQALALYMIALFEVQSFTYYLDSQLIVLDFITLKFILLQGNTHNDAYKQLKKLYLPVLTANLKYLTVLQYLNLKYVPPLLRVLVVNLIGFFWAIYLAQQRSKQSKTTK from the exons ATGGCATTATCTAAACCAACGAATTTTCTTCTTCAACTCATGGGTGCTTATTTTGAGCGTCTTTATACTAGTCCGTTAAAAACTAAAGCAATTACCAG TTGCATAATCGCTAGTCTCGGAAATTTTATGTCGCAGAAAATTTCTGGAGCAAAATACCTCAATCAAGATAGTTTACTTGCATTTGCTTTATTtgg atTAATCTTTGGAGGACCTCTTCCACATTACTTTTATACTTATGTGCAACCTTTTCTAAAAAATCCTCTTTCACTTTTGTTGGTAGAGAGATGTTTATATACACCATGCTATCAAGCATTAGCATTATACATGATAGCATTGTTTGAGGTACAATCATTTACATACTACTTAGATTCACAGCTTATTGTACTAGACTTCATcacattaaaattcattttattacagGGTAACACGCATAATGATGCTTACAAACAATTGAAAAAGTTATACTTGCCTGTTCTAACTGCAAATTTGAAGTATTTAACAGTGTTGCAGTAcctgaatttaaaatatgttcCACCACTG TTACGTGTTCTAGTGGTAAATCTTATTGGTTTCTTTTGGGCCATATATCTTGCACAACAGCGATCCAAGCAATCAAAGACtacaaaataa
- the LOC100877004 gene encoding peroxisomal membrane protein 2 isoform X2: MALSKPTNFLLQLMGAYFERLYTSPLKTKAITSCIIASLGNFMSQKISGAKYLNQDSLLAFALFGLIFGGPLPHYFYTYVQPFLKNPLSLLLVERCLYTPCYQALALYMIALFEGNTHNDAYKQLKKLYLPVLTANLKYLTVLQYLNLKYVPPLLRVLVVNLIGFFWAIYLAQQRSKQSKTTK, from the exons ATGGCATTATCTAAACCAACGAATTTTCTTCTTCAACTCATGGGTGCTTATTTTGAGCGTCTTTATACTAGTCCGTTAAAAACTAAAGCAATTACCAG TTGCATAATCGCTAGTCTCGGAAATTTTATGTCGCAGAAAATTTCTGGAGCAAAATACCTCAATCAAGATAGTTTACTTGCATTTGCTTTATTtgg atTAATCTTTGGAGGACCTCTTCCACATTACTTTTATACTTATGTGCAACCTTTTCTAAAAAATCCTCTTTCACTTTTGTTGGTAGAGAGATGTTTATATACACCATGCTATCAAGCATTAGCATTATACATGATAGCATTGTTTGAG GGTAACACGCATAATGATGCTTACAAACAATTGAAAAAGTTATACTTGCCTGTTCTAACTGCAAATTTGAAGTATTTAACAGTGTTGCAGTAcctgaatttaaaatatgttcCACCACTG TTACGTGTTCTAGTGGTAAATCTTATTGGTTTCTTTTGGGCCATATATCTTGCACAACAGCGATCCAAGCAATCAAAGACtacaaaataa